One genomic region from Streptomyces sp. NBC_00457 encodes:
- a CDS encoding glycoside hydrolase family 15 protein, whose translation MDGTASDQGVPGASRYLPIAEHGLIGDLRSVALVGTDGTIDWYCCPSFDAPSIFAAILDTERGGAFELAASVPARTKQFYFPDTNVLITRFFTEEGVGEVQDFMPIGHEAEEVARHRLIRRVLCVRGSIPFRARVAPRFDYGRVPHTVRMEGDVAVFASDGLSLGLTATVPLEAEGLDARADFKLAEGESAVFALDQVGGPVEPRGCARTEAESQFDVTVAYWRRWLSQSQYRGRWREMVHRSALTLKLLTYAPTGAIVAAPTTSLPEQIGGERNWDYRYVWVRDAAFCVYALLRLGFTGEAEAFMKFVTRHVSPGDGKPSGPLQIMYGVDGRTDLAEQELDHLEGHLGSAPVRIGNGAAEQLQLDIYGALIDSIYLYDKWAKPISSDQWDDVCALVDWVCENWDQPDEGIWETRGGRKNFLYSRLMCWVAIERAIRMANRRGLPADLVRWRGHRDTIYRRIMKRGWSETRQAFVQYEDSDVLDAAVLMMPLTKFIAPTDPKWLSTLDALTHDLVSDSLVYRYDPQASPDGLRGDEGTFSICSFWYVEAMVHAGRIDEARLAFEKMLTYANHLGLYAEEISHTGEQQGNFPQAFTHLALISAAFNLDRALG comes from the coding sequence ATGGACGGGACAGCGAGCGATCAGGGCGTACCGGGGGCTTCGCGGTATCTGCCGATCGCCGAGCACGGGCTGATCGGCGATCTGCGCAGCGTCGCCCTGGTGGGGACCGACGGGACCATCGACTGGTACTGCTGCCCGTCCTTCGACGCGCCCAGCATCTTCGCGGCGATCCTGGACACGGAGCGGGGCGGCGCCTTCGAGCTCGCCGCCTCGGTGCCGGCCCGGACCAAGCAGTTCTACTTCCCGGACACGAACGTCCTGATCACCAGGTTCTTCACCGAGGAAGGCGTCGGTGAGGTGCAGGACTTCATGCCGATCGGCCACGAGGCCGAGGAGGTCGCCCGGCACCGGCTGATCCGGCGGGTGCTGTGCGTCCGCGGCTCCATTCCGTTCCGCGCGCGGGTGGCGCCCCGCTTCGACTACGGCCGCGTCCCGCACACCGTGCGCATGGAGGGCGACGTGGCGGTGTTCGCCTCCGACGGCCTGTCGCTGGGGCTGACCGCGACCGTGCCGCTGGAAGCCGAAGGCCTGGACGCGCGCGCCGACTTCAAGCTCGCGGAGGGTGAGTCGGCGGTGTTCGCGCTGGACCAAGTGGGCGGCCCGGTGGAGCCGCGCGGCTGTGCGCGCACTGAGGCCGAGAGCCAGTTCGACGTCACGGTGGCGTACTGGCGGCGCTGGCTGTCCCAGTCCCAGTACCGGGGCCGCTGGCGGGAGATGGTGCACCGCTCCGCGCTCACCCTGAAGCTGCTCACCTACGCGCCGACCGGGGCGATCGTGGCCGCGCCGACGACGAGCCTGCCCGAGCAGATCGGCGGCGAACGCAACTGGGACTACCGGTATGTGTGGGTGCGCGACGCCGCCTTCTGCGTGTACGCCCTGCTGCGGCTGGGCTTCACCGGCGAGGCCGAGGCGTTCATGAAGTTCGTGACCCGGCACGTCAGTCCGGGCGACGGCAAACCCTCGGGCCCACTGCAGATCATGTACGGCGTCGACGGGCGCACCGACCTCGCCGAGCAGGAACTCGACCACCTCGAAGGGCACTTGGGGTCCGCGCCGGTGCGGATCGGCAACGGCGCGGCCGAGCAGCTCCAGCTCGACATCTACGGCGCGCTCATCGACTCGATCTACCTCTACGACAAGTGGGCGAAGCCCATCTCCAGCGACCAGTGGGACGACGTGTGCGCCCTGGTGGACTGGGTCTGCGAGAACTGGGACCAGCCCGACGAAGGCATCTGGGAGACCCGCGGCGGCCGTAAGAACTTCTTGTACTCACGCCTGATGTGCTGGGTCGCGATCGAGCGGGCCATCCGCATGGCCAACCGGCGCGGTCTGCCCGCCGACCTGGTCCGCTGGCGCGGGCACCGGGACACGATCTACCGGCGGATCATGAAGCGCGGCTGGTCCGAGACACGGCAGGCGTTCGTGCAGTACGAGGACAGCGACGTACTGGACGCGGCCGTCCTGATGATGCCGCTGACGAAGTTCATCGCCCCGACCGACCCGAAGTGGCTGTCCACGCTCGACGCCCTCACCCACGACCTGGTCTCGGACTCCCTCGTCTACCGCTACGATCCGCAGGCCAGCCCGGACGGACTGCGCGGCGACGAGGGCACGTTCTCGATCTGCTCGTTCTGGTACGTCGAGGCGATGGTCCACGCCGGCCGGATCGACGAGGCCCGCCTGGCCTTCGAGAAGATGCTCACGTACGCCAACCATCTCGGCCTGTACGCCGAGGAGATCAGCCACACCGGCGAGCAACAGGGCAACTTCCCGCAGGCGTTCACCCATCTCGCGTTGATCAGCGCGGCCTTCAATCTCGACCGCGCTCTCGGCTGA
- a CDS encoding MbtH family protein, with protein sequence MTNPFENPDGVYSVLVNDEGQHSLWPDFVDVPAGWSVVHGPAPRQECLDHIEANWTDMRPKSLVRRMDG encoded by the coding sequence ATGACCAACCCCTTCGAGAACCCCGACGGCGTCTACTCCGTGCTCGTCAACGACGAGGGCCAGCACAGCCTGTGGCCCGACTTCGTCGACGTACCGGCCGGCTGGAGCGTCGTCCACGGTCCGGCACCTCGGCAGGAGTGCCTGGACCACATCGAGGCCAACTGGACCGACATGCGCCCCAAGAGCCTGGTGCGGCGCATGGACGGCTGA
- a CDS encoding class II fructose-bisphosphate aldolase, whose translation MPLTTTGELVTRAAAAHSAVAAFNIITLEHVEAVIAGAESVDAPVVLQISENAVKFRYGRLLPLARAAVAAAERAAVPVALHLDHVQSDDLLRQAPGAGFSSVMYDASRLPYEENLAATRAAVDWAHAQGLWIEAELGQVGGKDGAPPLDAHAPGARTDPAQARAFVTDSGVDALAVAIGSSHAMTTRTATLDHALLKRLAAALDVPLVLHGSSGVPDSELTAAVAGGIAKVNIGTALNLAMTGAIREYLAAHPEAVDSRKYLSVGREAMVRTVAEIIRVLGGR comes from the coding sequence GTGCCCCTCACCACCACCGGCGAACTCGTCACCCGGGCCGCAGCGGCCCACTCCGCCGTCGCCGCCTTCAACATCATCACGCTGGAACACGTAGAGGCCGTCATCGCCGGCGCGGAATCCGTGGACGCGCCCGTCGTCCTCCAGATCAGCGAGAACGCGGTCAAGTTCCGCTACGGACGCCTGCTTCCGCTCGCCCGCGCCGCCGTCGCCGCCGCCGAACGGGCCGCCGTACCCGTCGCGTTGCACCTCGATCACGTCCAGAGCGACGACCTGCTGCGGCAGGCGCCGGGCGCCGGGTTCAGCTCCGTGATGTACGACGCGTCGCGGCTGCCGTACGAGGAGAATCTCGCGGCGACCAGGGCCGCCGTCGACTGGGCGCACGCCCAAGGGCTGTGGATCGAGGCCGAGTTGGGACAGGTGGGCGGCAAGGACGGAGCCCCGCCGCTCGACGCCCACGCCCCCGGCGCCCGCACCGACCCCGCTCAGGCCCGTGCCTTCGTCACCGACTCGGGGGTCGACGCCCTCGCGGTGGCCATCGGCAGCTCCCACGCCATGACCACCCGCACGGCCACCCTCGACCACGCCCTCCTCAAACGCCTCGCCGCCGCCCTGGACGTCCCGCTGGTCCTGCACGGCTCCAGCGGCGTACCCGACTCCGAACTCACCGCGGCCGTCGCGGGCGGCATCGCCAAGGTGAACATCGGCACCGCCCTCAACCTCGCCATGACCGGCGCGATACGGGAGTACCTGGCCGCCCACCCCGAGGCCGTCGACTCGCGGAAGTACCTGAGTGTCGGACGGGAGGCGATGGTGCGGACGGTCGCGGAGATCATCCGGGTGCTGGGCGGGCGGTGA
- a CDS encoding class I SAM-dependent methyltransferase, translated as MSDDSVRDFYDELAPDYHLIFPDWDASMARQAAVLDELIRPRPGAGPRRVLDCSCGIGTQAIGLARLGHQVVGSDLSPVAAARAVAEAAARGVRLPVAVADMRRLPFTPSVFDVVVCADNALPHLLSAQDVEAALTGIRRVLREDGLLVLTVRDYDEARRAKPTAAPPQVSRTGDGEVITFQLWHWHEDGERYDLDHFQLVPAGDGWSVRVRRTTYWALTRGQLTDLVSASGFTDVTWHTSFYQPLLTARPAPG; from the coding sequence GTGTCCGACGATTCGGTGCGGGACTTCTACGACGAGCTGGCCCCCGACTACCACCTGATCTTCCCGGACTGGGACGCGAGCATGGCGCGACAGGCGGCGGTGCTGGACGAGCTGATCCGGCCGCGCCCGGGAGCCGGACCGCGCAGGGTCCTGGACTGCTCCTGCGGCATCGGTACCCAGGCGATCGGGCTGGCGCGGCTGGGGCATCAGGTCGTCGGCAGCGACCTGAGTCCCGTGGCGGCCGCACGCGCGGTCGCCGAAGCCGCCGCCCGTGGCGTACGCCTTCCGGTGGCCGTCGCGGACATGCGGCGGCTGCCGTTCACGCCGTCCGTGTTCGACGTCGTCGTCTGCGCCGACAACGCGTTGCCGCATCTGCTGTCGGCGCAGGACGTCGAGGCGGCGCTGACGGGAATCCGCCGGGTGCTGCGCGAGGACGGGTTGCTGGTGCTGACCGTCCGAGACTACGACGAGGCCCGACGAGCCAAGCCCACGGCGGCCCCTCCTCAGGTCTCGCGCACCGGGGACGGTGAGGTGATCACCTTTCAGCTGTGGCACTGGCACGAGGACGGCGAGCGCTACGACCTGGACCACTTCCAGCTCGTCCCGGCGGGCGACGGCTGGAGTGTGCGCGTGCGTCGCACCACCTACTGGGCGCTGACCCGCGGGCAGTTGACCGACCTGGTGAGCGCGTCCGGTTTCACGGACGTCACTTGGCACACTTCGTTCTACCAGCCGTTGCTCACCGCCCGCCCAGCACCCGGATGA
- a CDS encoding DeoR/GlpR family DNA-binding transcription regulator, which produces MSRDARWKALLELLVERGRLDVEEAAAELAVSAATIRRDFDQLAEQQMLVRTRGGAVVHGVSYELPLRYKTARHASEKQRIAKAVADLVAPGEAVGLTGGTTTTEVARALAVRSDLTSGSPALTVVTNALNIANELAVRPQFKIVVTGGVARAQSYELIGPLADGVLAQITIDVAVLGVVSFDVAHGAAAHDEAEAAINRLLCERAERVVVAADSSKLERRAFARICAADAVDTLVTDTAAGPETVRRFEEAGIQVIAV; this is translated from the coding sequence ATGTCGCGGGACGCCCGCTGGAAGGCGCTGCTGGAGCTGCTCGTCGAGCGCGGCCGGCTGGATGTCGAGGAGGCGGCGGCCGAGCTGGCGGTGTCGGCGGCGACGATCCGGCGCGACTTCGACCAGCTGGCCGAGCAGCAGATGCTCGTACGCACCCGGGGTGGCGCGGTCGTGCACGGGGTGTCGTACGAACTGCCGTTGCGCTACAAGACCGCCCGGCACGCCTCCGAGAAGCAGCGGATCGCCAAGGCGGTCGCCGATCTCGTCGCGCCCGGCGAGGCGGTGGGGCTGACCGGCGGAACGACCACGACCGAGGTGGCCCGCGCGCTGGCCGTGCGCAGTGATCTCACGTCCGGCTCCCCCGCGCTGACCGTTGTCACCAACGCCCTCAACATCGCCAACGAGCTGGCCGTACGCCCCCAGTTCAAGATCGTGGTGACCGGCGGGGTCGCCCGGGCGCAGTCGTACGAGCTCATCGGGCCGCTCGCGGACGGTGTCCTCGCCCAGATCACGATCGATGTGGCCGTGCTCGGCGTCGTCTCCTTCGACGTCGCCCACGGCGCCGCCGCGCACGACGAGGCGGAGGCCGCGATCAACCGGCTGCTGTGCGAGCGGGCCGAGCGCGTGGTCGTCGCCGCCGACTCCAGCAAGCTGGAGCGACGGGCGTTCGCCCGGATCTGCGCGGCCGACGCGGTGGACACGCTGGTCACGGACACGGCGGCCGGCCCGGAGACGGTGCGGCGGTTCGAGGAGGCCGGGATCCAGGTGATCGCCGTCTGA
- a CDS encoding SIS domain-containing protein: MTHVEDELTSQPECWTRAAVEAGRHGGALPAPGERVAIVGCGTSYFMAQAAAALREGAGQGETDAFAASEFPYGRSYDRVLALTRSGTTTEVLELLGQLRGRTRTTAVTADPGTPVMTVADDVVVLDFADERSVVQTRFATTALTLFRAHLGLHTDSVVADARTALAGPLPEGLVDCAQFTFLGRGWTVGLANEAGLKMREASLSWTEAYPAMEYRHGPISITTQGTATWVLGEPPEGLAEQVRATGGLWVAGALDPLAELVRVQRLAVAVAAARGLDPDRPRHLTRSVILAD; the protein is encoded by the coding sequence ATGACCCATGTCGAGGACGAGCTGACCAGCCAGCCCGAGTGCTGGACGCGGGCCGCGGTGGAGGCCGGCCGGCACGGCGGAGCGCTTCCGGCGCCGGGGGAGCGGGTCGCGATCGTCGGGTGCGGCACGTCGTACTTCATGGCGCAGGCGGCAGCGGCGCTGCGGGAGGGCGCCGGGCAGGGCGAGACGGACGCGTTCGCCGCCTCTGAGTTCCCGTACGGCCGCTCGTACGACCGTGTCCTCGCCCTGACCCGCTCCGGCACCACCACCGAAGTTCTGGAACTGCTCGGGCAGTTGAGGGGCCGCACGCGCACGACCGCCGTCACCGCCGACCCCGGCACACCCGTCATGACGGTCGCCGACGACGTCGTGGTCCTCGACTTCGCGGACGAACGGTCCGTCGTGCAGACCCGGTTCGCGACCACCGCACTGACCCTGTTCCGCGCCCACCTGGGCCTGCACACCGACTCCGTCGTGGCCGACGCCCGCACCGCGCTCGCCGGCCCGCTGCCCGAAGGGCTCGTCGACTGCGCGCAGTTCACCTTCCTGGGCCGCGGCTGGACCGTGGGGCTGGCCAACGAGGCGGGACTGAAGATGCGCGAGGCCTCGCTGTCGTGGACCGAGGCCTATCCGGCGATGGAGTACCGGCACGGCCCCATCAGCATCACCACCCAGGGTACGGCCACCTGGGTGCTGGGGGAGCCGCCCGAGGGCCTGGCCGAACAGGTGCGGGCCACCGGCGGGTTGTGGGTGGCCGGCGCTCTCGACCCGCTCGCCGAACTGGTCCGCGTCCAGCGGCTCGCGGTCGCCGTCGCCGCGGCGCGCGGCCTCGACCCGGACCGGCCCCGACACCTCACCCGCTCGGTCATCCTCGCCGACTGA